In the Aromatoleum bremense genome, one interval contains:
- a CDS encoding WecB/TagA/CpsF family glycosyltransferase: MNSMTQPIETLSIAGFPVLHSSASALRKRMLAVLEGGEQTVLFFANTNFIVQCAQLRERMHAPDILIANDGVGLDIAAQMIHHHRFVENLNGTDFIPPLLERAKRPVFLLGARPGVARRAADRLRSEHGVTVLGVCDGYAGTADPERLIRWINESGAEVVLVAFGNPLQEEWILRHRARLDARLLIGVGALFDFLAGDKARAPDIVRRLRLEWLYRLGREPRRLARRYTIDIARFLVLCLAADKETARASESLKSGQTGRGI; this comes from the coding sequence GCCGGCTTCCCTGTCCTGCACAGCAGCGCATCGGCGTTGAGAAAACGCATGCTCGCGGTGCTGGAGGGCGGCGAGCAGACGGTGCTGTTCTTCGCCAACACCAACTTCATTGTCCAGTGCGCGCAGCTGCGCGAGCGTATGCACGCGCCGGACATCCTGATCGCGAACGACGGCGTCGGTCTCGACATCGCTGCACAGATGATCCACCACCACCGCTTCGTCGAGAACCTCAACGGCACCGATTTCATCCCGCCGCTGCTCGAGCGGGCGAAGCGTCCGGTGTTTCTTCTCGGCGCGCGTCCGGGCGTGGCGCGGCGGGCCGCGGACCGGTTGCGCAGCGAGCACGGGGTTACGGTCCTCGGGGTGTGCGACGGCTATGCGGGAACGGCCGACCCGGAACGCCTGATCCGGTGGATCAACGAGTCGGGTGCCGAGGTCGTCCTCGTCGCCTTCGGCAATCCGCTGCAGGAGGAATGGATCCTGCGGCATCGCGCACGTCTCGATGCGCGCCTGCTGATCGGGGTCGGTGCGCTGTTCGATTTCCTCGCCGGCGACAAGGCACGCGCGCCCGACATCGTCCGGCGCCTGCGGCTCGAATGGCTGTATCGCCTCGGCCGGGAGCCGCGCCGGCTGGCGCGGCGCTACACGATCGACATCGCGCGCTTCCTCGTGTTGTGCCTCGCCGCCGACAAGGAAACGGCCCGCGCGTCGGAGAGCTTGAAGTCCGGTCAGACCGGGCGGGGCATTTAA
- a CDS encoding glycosyltransferase family 2 protein: MLVSVIIPAFNVAGCLDRAIDSVLAQTIADFEIIVVDDASSDTTADLVRRRAAEDSRIRLLQNPANSGPSVARNRGIAAARAKWVAILDADDAYEPDRLAALCAIGEAEQAALVADNLVLYDAAAGLRIGVGLEDRSEGAVETVSVEDFLRNCITGRSPFDLGQLKGLMRHDFLLEHELHYPDDLRHGEDFDLYARLLLAGGRFVLIGKPYYLFTQRVGKVSAKPSGFSRTIANYDGMRNATLALLSHPAVRGNAVREDLLRARANAIRWHKSGTVLGGLLQSRDVPGLLRACLMDWRIGAVLVRKLAGRLSRGAFASSMQSMLIAAVAVRLLDDAA; encoded by the coding sequence ATGCTGGTGTCAGTCATCATTCCGGCGTTCAATGTCGCCGGATGCCTGGATCGCGCGATCGATTCGGTGCTCGCACAGACCATCGCGGACTTCGAGATCATCGTGGTCGACGACGCCTCGAGCGATACGACCGCGGATCTCGTGCGGCGGCGCGCAGCCGAGGATTCGCGGATACGCTTGCTGCAGAACCCGGCCAACTCCGGGCCCTCCGTCGCCCGCAATCGCGGCATTGCGGCTGCCCGGGCGAAGTGGGTGGCGATACTCGATGCGGACGATGCCTATGAGCCGGACCGGCTCGCGGCCCTGTGCGCGATCGGCGAGGCCGAGCAGGCGGCGCTGGTTGCCGACAACCTCGTTCTCTACGATGCGGCCGCCGGATTGCGCATCGGCGTCGGGTTGGAGGACCGGAGCGAAGGCGCGGTCGAGACGGTCAGCGTCGAAGACTTCCTGCGCAACTGCATCACCGGCCGCTCGCCCTTCGACCTCGGACAGTTGAAAGGGTTGATGCGGCATGACTTTCTACTCGAGCACGAGCTGCACTATCCGGACGATCTGCGGCATGGCGAGGATTTCGATCTGTACGCGCGGCTGCTGCTGGCAGGTGGCCGATTCGTGCTGATCGGCAAACCGTATTATCTGTTCACGCAGCGTGTCGGCAAGGTTAGCGCCAAACCGTCGGGGTTCTCCCGCACCATCGCCAACTACGACGGCATGCGCAACGCGACGCTGGCGCTGCTGTCGCATCCGGCTGTTCGTGGGAATGCGGTACGCGAGGATTTGCTACGGGCCCGAGCAAATGCGATCCGCTGGCACAAGAGCGGCACCGTTTTAGGGGGCTTGCTGCAGAGCCGTGATGTTCCCGGGCTGCTGCGCGCTTGCCTGATGGATTGGCGGATAGGCGCGGTGCTCGTGCGCAAGCTGGCCGGCCGGTTGAGCCGGGGCGCGTTCGCTTCGAGCATGCAGAGCATGCTCATCGCGGCCGTCGCAGTCCGATTGCTGGACGACGCGGCATGA
- a CDS encoding cell division protein ZipA C-terminal FtsZ-binding domain-containing protein, giving the protein MDSELQIGLAALGMTAVVGIIAYNKWQERKHRRQAEQAFKSEHRDVLLEPHEAAPQDERVEPWTTESPSPDANPAPAIRHPAAHSPVGRVTPGLPAAIDPRIDCVIRIESIELLDAPRLWAAQSEQLQGIAKPVRWFAFDDAENLWRPLTAHSAGAFHWFCVAMQLVDRHGAIGENDFMYFSGGVQRVADQFLAVPTDLPTRAEALRNAADLDQFCAGVDVQIGVNIVSHNQPFAGTKIRALAEASGMTIGDDGAFHARDESGHTLFTLCNMEPVLFAADEMRNLMTNGLTFVIDVPRVANGVVVFDHMMQQASHMADALQGSVVDDNRAPFGPDAALLIRSQIQQFQAQMADSEVPAGSPLALRLFSA; this is encoded by the coding sequence ATGGACAGCGAATTGCAGATCGGATTGGCCGCGCTCGGCATGACGGCAGTCGTGGGCATCATCGCGTACAACAAGTGGCAGGAACGCAAGCATCGGCGGCAGGCGGAGCAGGCCTTCAAGTCCGAGCACCGCGACGTGCTGCTCGAACCGCACGAGGCCGCGCCGCAAGACGAACGCGTCGAACCCTGGACGACCGAGTCTCCCTCCCCCGATGCGAATCCCGCTCCGGCGATCCGCCATCCGGCCGCGCACAGCCCGGTGGGGCGGGTGACGCCGGGACTGCCGGCCGCAATCGATCCGCGCATCGATTGCGTGATCCGCATCGAATCGATCGAACTGCTCGACGCTCCGCGCCTGTGGGCCGCGCAAAGCGAACAGTTGCAGGGGATCGCGAAGCCGGTGCGCTGGTTCGCCTTCGACGACGCCGAAAATTTGTGGCGCCCGCTGACCGCGCATTCCGCCGGGGCGTTCCACTGGTTCTGCGTGGCGATGCAGCTCGTCGACCGGCACGGGGCGATCGGCGAAAACGACTTCATGTACTTTTCGGGCGGCGTGCAGCGCGTCGCGGACCAGTTCCTCGCGGTGCCGACCGATCTGCCGACGCGCGCCGAAGCGCTGCGCAATGCCGCTGACCTGGACCAGTTCTGCGCCGGCGTCGACGTGCAGATCGGCGTCAACATCGTCAGCCACAACCAGCCTTTCGCCGGCACGAAGATCCGCGCGCTGGCCGAAGCGAGCGGCATGACGATCGGTGACGACGGCGCGTTCCACGCCCGCGACGAAAGCGGCCACACGCTGTTCACGCTGTGCAACATGGAGCCCGTGCTCTTCGCCGCCGACGAGATGCGCAACCTGATGACGAACGGCCTGACGTTCGTCATCGACGTGCCGCGCGTCGCCAACGGCGTCGTCGTGTTCGACCACATGATGCAGCAGGCGAGCCATATGGCCGACGCGCTGCAGGGCAGCGTCGTCGATGACAATCGCGCACCGTTCGGACCGGACGCGGCGCTGCTGATCCGTTCGCAGATCCAGCAATTCCAGGCGCAGATGGCCGATTCCGAGGTCCCCGCGGGCAGCCCGCTGGCATTGCGCCTGTTCTCCGCCTGA
- a CDS encoding lipopolysaccharide biosynthesis protein: protein MTIGRVFFSSIVWSSAADIGQRAFSFLILLILVRLLTPQEFGTAATALMIIQLLQPVSRFGLYDYLIFREEADEAVKGAAWLTSVVFGLSASVLLFALAGPIAQAFSDAQLAPVLRALSPVFLLRSVSCVHEAMLAKQFGFKSLAVRTVSAVFVAGVIAIGLAYSGWGVYSLVIQQLVSASVSSVVLWLSYRWWPRFAGARANLRTVVAGGCKYTIAQLFSSLNNTVYGLAIGFFVSTEAAGVFRLAWTGLDLCIQLTIRPFAQVAQPLFAQMQADRKRLGEAFIKVCQHCAVVTFLVFGWMAVMGPEVGTFAYGARWAGAGEVLSIICFVVFPATPNYLIAVLLNAVGRPDRVLTLSAVQSALSVLFAIVAVHWGMTGIAVAFVLRALITTPLGFVFLKHSADVGVLDIGRALAAPVIAATLTMLAIVAAKHFAPPFHAVLLTLIVSGIAAVAIYGTTLFQLQRELLMNLWSLFSHKLGQASVPK, encoded by the coding sequence ATGACCATAGGCCGGGTCTTCTTTTCGAGCATCGTCTGGAGCTCCGCTGCCGATATCGGCCAGCGGGCGTTCTCGTTCCTGATATTGCTGATCCTGGTGCGGCTGCTCACGCCGCAGGAATTCGGCACGGCGGCGACGGCGTTGATGATCATCCAGCTGCTGCAACCGGTCAGCCGCTTCGGCCTCTACGATTACCTGATCTTTCGCGAAGAAGCCGACGAGGCCGTCAAAGGCGCGGCCTGGCTGACCTCGGTCGTGTTTGGGCTGTCAGCTTCGGTCCTGCTGTTCGCGCTCGCCGGGCCGATAGCCCAGGCATTCTCCGATGCGCAGTTGGCCCCCGTGCTGCGCGCCTTGAGCCCCGTGTTCCTGCTGCGCTCGGTCAGCTGCGTGCACGAGGCCATGCTGGCCAAGCAGTTCGGCTTCAAGTCCCTGGCGGTGAGAACGGTGAGTGCCGTGTTCGTCGCCGGCGTGATCGCGATCGGCCTCGCCTATTCGGGATGGGGCGTCTACAGCCTCGTGATCCAGCAACTGGTGAGCGCCTCGGTGTCGAGCGTAGTGTTGTGGCTCTCCTATCGCTGGTGGCCGCGCTTTGCCGGTGCCAGGGCGAACTTGCGGACCGTGGTTGCCGGCGGCTGCAAATACACGATCGCGCAACTGTTCTCGTCGCTGAACAACACCGTCTATGGCCTGGCCATCGGGTTTTTCGTCAGCACCGAGGCGGCCGGTGTGTTCCGTCTCGCATGGACCGGGCTGGACCTGTGCATTCAGCTGACGATCCGCCCGTTCGCGCAGGTGGCGCAGCCGTTATTCGCGCAGATGCAGGCCGATCGCAAGCGCCTCGGCGAAGCTTTCATCAAGGTATGTCAACACTGTGCCGTGGTGACATTCCTGGTGTTCGGATGGATGGCGGTCATGGGACCGGAGGTGGGCACGTTCGCTTATGGCGCCCGCTGGGCCGGTGCCGGCGAAGTGCTGTCCATCATTTGCTTCGTGGTGTTCCCCGCGACGCCGAATTACCTGATCGCCGTGCTGCTCAACGCCGTGGGACGGCCGGACCGCGTCTTGACGCTCTCGGCGGTGCAATCCGCACTCAGCGTGCTGTTCGCCATCGTCGCCGTGCATTGGGGCATGACCGGCATTGCCGTCGCCTTCGTGCTTCGTGCACTGATCACGACGCCGCTGGGGTTTGTCTTCCTCAAGCACAGCGCCGACGTCGGCGTGCTGGATATCGGGCGTGCGCTGGCGGCGCCCGTCATCGCCGCGACCCTGACGATGCTGGCCATCGTGGCGGCCAAACATTTCGCCCCGCCGTTCCACGCGGTGCTGCTGACCCTCATCGTCAGCGGCATTGCCGCCGTAGCGATTTACGGCACGACCCTTTTCCAGTTGCAGCGAGAATTGCTGATGAACCTGTGGTCCCTGTTCAGCCACAAGCTGGGCCAAGCGAGCGTGCCGAAATGA
- a CDS encoding polysaccharide pyruvyl transferase family protein produces MKLFHWASSHGNFGDDMNLFLWEHFLPGVFDGNDDAMFIGIGTILSADIPKARHRIVMGSGTGYGRLPADLDDDSWRIYAVRGPLTARAINADPKLAVADPAILLPLLPEFAPASRRGVAFVPHWTTAKGGIWQTACARAGFDFIDPRHEAKRVIRQIAAAQLVIAESMHGAIVADAFRVPWIAVVSGRDTPLKWHDWALALAMEYRPYEVGQLSVIPMVRDGRREVSSVRAEMSAQEYASSVDAAVSSFVQRSSRPAAVVRPGARARVKAGICRLLDRAGHSMLADRGARMLTQISKLPPRLSADGVLRDRQAELVRRIESFREDLSAGAFSASRPLDPPGRAMNPATPQVLQNGR; encoded by the coding sequence ATGAAGCTGTTCCACTGGGCGTCGAGCCACGGCAATTTCGGCGACGACATGAACCTGTTCCTCTGGGAGCATTTCCTGCCCGGCGTGTTCGATGGGAATGACGATGCGATGTTCATCGGCATCGGTACGATCCTGTCTGCCGATATTCCCAAGGCGCGTCACCGTATCGTGATGGGCAGCGGTACCGGTTACGGGCGCTTGCCCGCCGATCTCGACGATGACAGCTGGCGCATCTATGCCGTGCGTGGACCGCTCACCGCCCGGGCGATCAACGCAGATCCGAAGCTCGCGGTGGCCGATCCGGCGATTCTTCTGCCGCTGCTGCCGGAGTTCGCGCCGGCCTCGCGGCGCGGCGTCGCCTTCGTGCCGCACTGGACGACGGCGAAGGGAGGCATCTGGCAAACGGCCTGCGCTCGCGCCGGTTTCGATTTCATCGATCCGCGGCATGAAGCCAAGCGTGTGATTCGGCAGATCGCTGCGGCGCAGCTGGTGATCGCCGAGTCCATGCACGGGGCGATCGTCGCCGATGCGTTTCGCGTTCCCTGGATCGCCGTCGTCAGCGGCCGTGACACCCCTTTGAAGTGGCACGACTGGGCGTTGGCGCTGGCCATGGAATATCGGCCTTACGAGGTGGGACAGTTGAGCGTGATCCCGATGGTTCGCGACGGCCGTCGAGAGGTATCTTCGGTCCGCGCGGAGATGAGTGCGCAGGAGTACGCGTCGAGCGTCGATGCAGCGGTCAGCAGCTTCGTACAACGCTCCTCACGGCCGGCGGCAGTCGTCCGGCCCGGAGCTCGAGCGCGCGTCAAGGCAGGTATTTGCCGCCTCCTGGACCGCGCCGGTCATTCCATGCTCGCGGATCGGGGAGCGCGGATGCTGACCCAGATCAGCAAGCTCCCGCCACGGCTCAGCGCTGACGGTGTTTTGCGTGACAGACAAGCCGAGCTCGTGAGGCGAATCGAATCGTTTCGCGAGGATTTGAGCGCGGGAGCGTTCTCGGCCTCGCGGCCTCTAGACCCTCCGGGACGAGCGATGAACCCGGCGACGCCGCAGGTCTTGCAGAACGGACGATGA
- the ligA gene encoding NAD-dependent DNA ligase LigA codes for MSASPEDFERAAQLRRELAAHDHAYYVLDAPTVPDAEYDRLFRELEALERRHPELLVPDSPTRRVGGAPVPGLVPVPHAVPMLSIRTETDTTSGGVIAFDTRVRNALELGPDAPPVEYLGELKFDGLAISLRYENGMLVRAATRGDGYTGEDVTHSVRTIRQIPLRLAGRPPALIEVRGEIYMRRDAFERLNARQSETGGKVFVNPRNAAAGAVRQLDARITARRPLSFFAYGFGEIGGWDVPATQGEMLDALDALGIPVCEHRVVASGPDGLIAFHDRIAAARDSLPYDIDGVVYKVNRFDLQRRLGFVTREPRWAVAHKYPAQEEITELVDIEIQVGRTGALTPVARLKPVFVGGVTVTNATLHNEEEIQRKGLLIGDQVIVRRAGDVIPQIVAPVVERRNGSERPFVMPHICPVCGSHAEKQPDEAVTRCSGGLFCPAQRKQALLHFAGRRAMDIEGLGDKLVDQLVDDGIVRTPADLYRLGLVKLANLPRMADKSAANLLAAIEKSRHTTLARFIFALGIRNVGEATAKELARHFGSLDALMNADVERLQQVPDVGPIVAHSIVGFFAEMHNREVIEQLCAAGVHWDEGAPAVAAEGRASGKIFVLTGTLPTMSRDDAKALIESHGGKVSGAVSKKTDYVVAGAEAGSKLAKAQELGVAILDEDGLRRLLEQPA; via the coding sequence ATGTCCGCTTCGCCTGAAGACTTCGAGCGCGCCGCGCAGCTGCGGCGGGAGCTCGCAGCGCATGACCACGCGTACTACGTCCTCGACGCGCCAACGGTTCCCGATGCGGAATACGACCGCCTGTTCCGCGAACTCGAGGCACTCGAACGCCGGCACCCCGAGCTGCTCGTGCCCGATTCGCCGACCCGGCGCGTCGGCGGGGCGCCGGTGCCGGGGCTCGTGCCGGTGCCCCACGCGGTGCCGATGCTGTCGATCCGCACCGAGACCGATACCACCAGCGGCGGCGTGATCGCGTTCGACACGCGCGTGCGCAACGCGCTCGAACTCGGCCCGGACGCGCCGCCGGTCGAATACCTCGGCGAGCTCAAGTTCGACGGCCTCGCGATCAGCCTGCGCTACGAAAACGGCATGCTGGTGCGCGCAGCCACCCGCGGCGACGGCTACACCGGCGAGGACGTGACGCACAGCGTGCGCACGATCCGGCAGATCCCGTTGCGGCTCGCCGGCCGGCCTCCGGCGCTGATCGAGGTGCGCGGCGAGATCTACATGCGGCGCGATGCGTTCGAACGGCTCAATGCGCGGCAGAGCGAAACCGGCGGCAAGGTGTTCGTCAACCCGCGCAACGCGGCGGCAGGCGCCGTGCGCCAGCTCGACGCGCGCATCACCGCGCGGCGACCGCTGTCGTTCTTCGCGTATGGGTTCGGCGAGATCGGCGGCTGGGACGTGCCGGCGACGCAGGGCGAGATGCTCGACGCGCTCGATGCGCTCGGCATTCCGGTATGCGAGCACCGCGTCGTCGCGTCCGGGCCGGACGGGCTGATCGCGTTCCACGACCGCATCGCCGCCGCGCGCGACAGCCTGCCCTACGACATCGACGGCGTCGTCTACAAGGTCAATCGCTTCGATCTGCAGCGCCGCCTCGGTTTCGTCACGCGCGAACCGCGCTGGGCGGTCGCGCACAAGTATCCGGCGCAGGAAGAGATCACCGAGCTCGTCGATATCGAGATCCAGGTCGGGCGCACCGGCGCGCTGACCCCGGTCGCACGGCTGAAGCCGGTCTTTGTCGGCGGCGTGACGGTGACGAACGCGACGCTGCACAACGAAGAGGAAATCCAGCGCAAGGGGCTGCTGATCGGCGACCAGGTCATCGTGCGCCGCGCGGGCGACGTCATTCCGCAGATCGTCGCGCCGGTCGTCGAGCGTCGCAACGGCAGCGAACGCCCGTTCGTGATGCCGCACATCTGCCCGGTGTGCGGCTCGCACGCCGAGAAGCAGCCCGACGAGGCGGTGACGCGCTGCTCGGGCGGGCTGTTCTGTCCGGCGCAACGCAAGCAGGCGCTGCTGCATTTTGCCGGCCGCCGCGCGATGGACATCGAGGGGCTCGGCGACAAGCTCGTCGACCAGCTCGTCGATGATGGCATCGTCAGGACACCGGCCGATCTGTACCGGCTCGGGCTGGTGAAGCTCGCGAATCTGCCGCGGATGGCGGACAAATCGGCGGCGAACCTGCTCGCGGCGATCGAGAAGAGCCGCCATACGACGCTCGCACGCTTCATCTTCGCGCTCGGCATCCGCAACGTCGGCGAGGCGACGGCGAAGGAACTCGCGCGCCACTTCGGTTCGCTCGACGCGCTGATGAACGCCGATGTCGAGCGCCTGCAGCAGGTCCCGGATGTCGGGCCGATCGTCGCGCACAGCATCGTCGGATTCTTCGCCGAAATGCACAACCGCGAGGTCATCGAGCAGTTGTGCGCGGCCGGCGTGCACTGGGACGAGGGCGCGCCCGCAGTGGCCGCTGAGGGCCGCGCGAGCGGCAAGATTTTCGTGCTCACCGGCACGCTGCCGACGATGAGCCGCGACGACGCGAAGGCGCTGATCGAGTCGCATGGCGGAAAAGTCAGCGGCGCGGTGTCGAAGAAGACCGATTACGTGGTCGCCGGCGCCGAGGCCGGCTCGAAGCTCGCGAAGGCGCAGGAGCTCGGCGTGGCGATCCTCGACGAAGACGGCCTGCGCCGCCTGCTCGAACAGCCAGCATGA
- the galU gene encoding UTP--glucose-1-phosphate uridylyltransferase GalU: MKKVTKAVFPVAGMGTRFLPATKASPKEMLPIVDKPLIQYAVEEAVAAGITDMIFITGRTKRSIEDHFDKAYELETELEARGKKEMLALVQRTVPKGVNCIYIRQSEALGLGHAVLCAAPVIGDEAFAVILADDLLDNPGSASIMEQMVGVYNYNRCSVLGTMNVPREETRQYGIVSTEGQQGDVQRVTGIIEKPKPEEAPTTQGVVGRYILTPRIFDHIRALQPGAGGEYQLTDAIAALLKDEAVLSYQFKGVRYDCGSKLGYLKATIELGLRHPEIGEEFAAYLATRS, from the coding sequence ATGAAGAAAGTCACGAAAGCGGTATTTCCGGTGGCCGGCATGGGCACGCGCTTTTTGCCGGCCACCAAGGCGAGCCCGAAGGAGATGCTGCCGATCGTCGACAAGCCGCTGATCCAGTACGCGGTCGAGGAAGCCGTCGCGGCCGGAATCACCGACATGATCTTCATCACCGGGCGCACCAAGCGCTCGATCGAGGATCACTTCGACAAGGCCTACGAGCTCGAAACCGAGCTCGAAGCCCGCGGCAAGAAGGAAATGCTCGCGCTGGTGCAGCGCACCGTGCCGAAGGGCGTGAACTGCATCTACATCCGCCAGTCGGAAGCGCTCGGCCTCGGCCACGCGGTGCTGTGCGCTGCACCGGTCATCGGCGACGAAGCGTTCGCGGTGATCCTCGCCGACGACCTGCTCGACAACCCGGGCTCGGCCTCGATCATGGAGCAGATGGTCGGCGTCTATAACTACAACCGCTGTTCGGTGCTCGGCACGATGAACGTGCCGCGCGAAGAGACGCGTCAGTACGGCATCGTCAGCACCGAGGGGCAGCAGGGTGACGTGCAGCGGGTGACCGGGATCATCGAAAAACCGAAACCGGAAGAGGCGCCGACGACGCAGGGGGTTGTCGGCCGCTACATCCTGACGCCGCGCATCTTCGACCACATTCGCGCGCTGCAGCCGGGCGCGGGGGGTGAGTACCAGCTGACCGACGCGATCGCCGCGTTGCTGAAGGACGAGGCGGTGCTGTCGTACCAGTTCAAAGGCGTGCGCTACGACTGCGGCTCGAAGCTCGGCTACCTGAAAGCGACCATCGAACTCGGTCTGCGCCATCCCGAGATCGGCGAAGAGTTTGCGGCGTATCTGGCCACCCGGAGCTGA